The following are from one region of the Corynebacterium hindlerae genome:
- a CDS encoding low molecular weight protein-tyrosine-phosphatase, whose translation MNGRGSTRDFDFERTESLYVVFVCTGNICRSPMAEVIFRDAVENAGLSRFVRIRSCGIGGWHVGQGADRRAIAELRNAGHDGSHHRAAQLGDRHRSADLFVALDGGHVTDLVNAGIFPERIRLLRSFDPASPEDADVQDPYYGDETGFATTRAQIEAAVPGMLTWVKTMLASASAR comes from the coding sequence ATGAATGGTCGCGGATCCACTAGAGATTTCGACTTCGAACGTACCGAAAGCCTTTATGTCGTTTTTGTGTGCACGGGAAACATCTGTCGCTCCCCGATGGCTGAAGTGATTTTCCGTGATGCCGTCGAAAACGCCGGATTATCCCGCTTCGTGCGCATCCGATCCTGTGGCATTGGTGGCTGGCACGTGGGGCAAGGCGCGGATCGACGCGCTATTGCCGAACTCCGCAACGCCGGCCACGATGGCTCCCACCACCGAGCAGCCCAGCTCGGTGACCGTCACCGCTCTGCGGACCTATTCGTCGCGCTAGATGGTGGCCACGTAACCGACCTGGTGAACGCCGGGATCTTCCCCGAACGCATCCGGCTCCTCCGTTCTTTCGACCCAGCCTCCCCCGAGGACGCTGACGTCCAAGACCCCTACTACGGCGACGAGACCGGGTTCGCCACCACTCGCGCCCAGATCGAAGCTGCGGTCCCTGGCATGCTTACGTGGGTGAAGACTATGCTAGCAAGCGCCTCCGCGCGGTAG